In Populus nigra chromosome 10, ddPopNigr1.1, whole genome shotgun sequence, the following proteins share a genomic window:
- the LOC133705495 gene encoding sister chromatid cohesion 1 protein 4-like, producing MFYSQFILAKKGPLGTIWIAAHLERKLRKNQVADTDIGVSVDSILFPDVPIALRLSSHLLLGVVRIYSRKVSYLFDDCSEALLKVKQAFRSTAVDLPPEESTAPYHSITLPETFDLDDFELPDNDIFQGNYVDHHISTREQITLQDTMDGVVYSTSQFGLDERFGDGDTSHVDLDLEEDLFLDKVAAPRSDEVSELSLQTSAEPLEPKVEEDHDVIGTAEAMPVNGTRNKMVSQASNSESLDYAQAPSTPGLVEEPNLSSVQDGLACDDHLKSEDNKLTDGIESTGNASSKPNHHRDDTMNLSLGNRLNCDTVVCIPAEENGCLSGDLEINQAESPGELLSTTVNIDCLAADGTVCALDGSDNVEVINNVVCNGDATVPSVDKINGECRESTGVRLHEPDNLEIANAVEDLSSLGKAVDVNTGCPLELAGAPEGDAQAHQGPEDPDSLSKDVDGEKTHNCMGVLRACNSYMSGPDSSFHGINNDDFQLPPETQGLAPCSLEMSSGEEAFHASGISTKVQGEKCHATDVIQSVEIQISELNLPGEIQADGGKQDEQPDNTFPSDNQLENLNSSLTSELPTPEKLLSVPQGLLDKPNDLLVESTPVEEIVDGGDRSSAGTNITGKKRSFTESSLTVQSLNSVDSFGVSRSKRTVDSIPDDDDLLSSILVGRRSSVLKVKTTPPAPEVASMKRARSASRPSAMKRKVLMDDSMVLHGDTIRQQLTNTEDIRRIRKKAPCTRTEILMIQRQSLDEEIFSEPVLTGMSAELTCLHSETFDLSRIEIDDNDDNNASVAAKDSSRPAVAQVNELEASTEPVICRKDVDGQPAENLIWTEKQGQMSAIVDVSDYRSSEHGILGEITEMEVDKGNVEVTDAANHTAILHFDGSHTELISGDAGDMVDGLALMDSFTGTDGSLQMDTSILPSDMMDTQVFGEVDLRDVSDGKTLDDIEVLKHHKQNIVAVETESREWELLLEESKAGAPADIRVDFQADGSAPADDADTLLANISSEIGGCINLTSVNVDRTQDDVENDKLGDGNEDGGLAMSSWHVDKDRDSNHLCNEELMMNPTFPVGSDTDFKNASLNGGDYPVSREADPQRIVDAEITYADHPADLQDVAFANDTEFLNVDDDEMGGNDDDGIPGPEDARLLDNSGWSSRTRAVAKYLQTIFDNEGGNGRKVISVDNLLAGKTRKEASRMFFETLVLKTRDYIHVDQLNPFDSISVKPRAKLMKSDF from the exons ATGTTTTATTCACAGTTTATTTTGGCCAAGAAAGGGCCTTTGGGTACAATTTGGATAGCTGCTCATCTGGAGAGGAAGCTTCGGAAGAATCAGGTCGCTGATACTGATATTGGTGTCTCTGTAG ATTCAATTCTTTTTCCCGACGTACCAATTGCACTGAGATTGTCTAGTCATCTTCTGCTTGGTGTGGTGAGGATATATTCTAGAAAGGTGAGTTACCTTTTTGATGATTGCAGTGAGGCTTTGCTCAAGGTAAAGCAAGCTTTCCGCTCCACTGCTGTTGATTTACCACCAGAAGAATCAACTGCCCCATATCACTCCATCACCTTGCCAGAGACTTTTGATCTTGATGATTTTGAGCTTCCGGACAATGATATTTTTCAAGG CAACTATGTTGATCATCACATTAGTACAAGGGAGCAGATTACCCTCCAAGACACAATGGATGGTGTTGTCTACTCCACATCACAATTTGGATTGGATG AGCGGTTTGGTGATGGTGACACTTCTCATGTTGATTTGGACCTTGAAGAG GACCTGTTCCTAGACAAGGTTGCAGCTCCAAGGTCTGATGAAGTTTCAGA GCTGAGTCTTCAGACGTCTGCTGAGCCATTGGAACCAAAAGTAGAGGAAGATCATGACGTGATTGGAACTGCAGAAGCCATGCCAGTGAATGGTACTAGAAACAAG ATGGTAAGTCAAGCTTCAAATTCTGAATCTCTGGACTATGCTCAGGCTCCTTCCACTCCTGGGTTAGTAGAAGAGCCAAACTTGTCCAGTGTTCAGGATGGTCTAGCCTGTGATGATCATTTAAAATCAGAAGATAACAAGTTGACCGATGGCATAGAGAGCACTGGAAATGCTTCCAGTAAGCCAAATCATCACAGGGATGACACAATGAATTTGTCTTTGGGCAATCGTTTAAACTGTGATACTGTTGTGTGCATACCTGCTGAGGAGAATGGCTGCCTTTCTGGTGATTTGGAAATCAATCAAGCAGAGTCACCAGGAGAGTTACTATCTACCACAGTGAATATAGATTGTTTAGCAGCAGATGGGACGGTTTGTGCATTAGATGGATCAGACAATGTAGAAGTGATAAATAACGTTGTCTGCAATGGTGACGCCACTGTGCCCTCTGTCGATAAAATCAATGGGGAGTGCAGAGAATCCACAGGAGTCAGGTTACATGAACCAGATAATCTCGAAATTGCTAATGCTGTGGAAGACTTGAGCTCACTTGGAAAAGCTGTAGATGTGAATACTGGCTGTCCATTGGAATTGGCTGGTGCCCCAGAGGGTGATGCTCAGGCTCACCAAGGGCCAGAGGATCCTGATTCTTTGAGCAAAGATGTTGATGGAGAAAAGACACACAATTGCATGGGTGTGCTCCGTGCATGCAATTCCTACATGAGTGGACCTGATTCATCATTTCACGGGattaataatgatgattttCAGCTTCCACCTGAAACACAAGGTCTTGCACCATGTTCATTGGAGATGTCCAGCGGGGAGGAAGCATTCCATGCTTCTGGAATTTCCACTAAGGTGCAAG GTGAAAAATGCCATGCGACTGATGTTATACAATCAGTGGAAATTCAGATATCTGAACTCAATTTACCTGGAGAAATTCAAGCAGATGGTGGGAAGCAAGATGAGCAACCAGACAATACATTCCCTAGTGATAATCAGTTGGAAAACTTGAATAGTTCCTTGACTTCTGAATTGCCTACACCTGAAAAGTTGCTTTCTGTGCCTCAAGGGCTTCTTGATAAGCCAAATGATTTGCTGGTTGAGTCAACTCCAGTCGAAGAAATTGTAGATGGGGGTGACAGAAGCAGTGCTGGAACCAACATTACTGGAAAAAAGCGTAGTTTTACAGAAAGTTCACTAACTGTGCAGAGTTTAAATTCAGTTGATTCTTTTGGTGTCTCTAGATCAAAGAGAACCGTGGATTCCATTCCTGATGATGATGACTTGCTATCTTCTATATTAG ttGGAAGAAGATCTTCAGTTCTGAAAGTGAAAACTACTCCACCTGCACCTGAAGTGGCATCCATGAAACGTGCCCGGTCTGCATCTCGTCCTAGTGCCATGAAGAGGAAGGTGCTTATGGATGATTCAATGGTCTTGCATGGCGa TACTATACGCCAACAGTTAACTAATACTGAAGACATACGTCGCATACGAAAGAAAGCTCCGTGCACACGCACTGAGATTTTAATGATTCAGAGACAATCCTTAGATGAAGAAATTTTCAGTGAACCAGTATTGACCG GTATGTCGGCAGAGCTGACATGTTTGCACAGTGAAACATTTGATTTGAGCAGAATAGAGATAGATGACAATGATGATAACAATGCTTCTGTAGCGGCAAAGGATTCTAGTAGACCAGCTGTTGCTCAAGTTAATGAATTGGAAGCAAGCACTGAGCCTGTTATTTGCAGAAAAGATGTTGATGGACAACCTGCTGAGAATCTCATTTGGACCGAGAAGCAAGGGCAAATGAGTGCTATTGTCGATGTTTCTGATTACAGATCTTCAGAACATGGAATATTGGGGGAAATAACTGAAATGGAAGTTGATAAAGGGAATGTGGAAGTTACAGATGCTGCAAACCACACTGCTATTCTGCATTTTGATGGATCGCACACTGAACTGATTTCTGGAGATGCTGGTGACATGGTGGATGGGTTGGCTCTCATGGATAGCTTTACTGGCACAGATGGTTCTCTGCAGATGGATACTTCAATTCTGCCATCGGATATGATGGATACTCAAGTATTTGGGGAGGTTGATTTAAGGGATGTGAGTGATGGCAAAACACTCGATGACATTGAAGttttaaaacatcataaacaaaatattgttgCAGTTGAAACTGAATCAAGGGAATGGGAACTGTTGTTGGAAGAAAGCAAAGCTGGCGCACCAGCAGACATCAGAGTAGATTTTCAGGCTGATGGTTCTGCACCTGCTGATGATGCAGACACATTGCTTGCAAATATATCTTCAGAGATTGGTGGATGCATTAACCTCACTTCTGTAAATGTTGACCGAACTCAGGATGATGTTGAAAATGACAAGCTAGGGGATGGTAATGAAGATGGGGGCCTAGCCATGAGCTCATGGCATGTTGATAAGGACCGAGATTCTAATCATCTATGTAATGAAGAATTAATGATGAACCCTACATTTCCTGTAGGATCTGATACAGACTTCAAAAATGCTTCTCTAAATGGTGGAGATTATCCTGTTTCTCGAGAAGCTGATCCACAGAGAATTGTGGATGCTGAAATAACTTATGCTGACCATCCTGCT GATCTTCAAGATGTTGCATTTGCAAATGATACAG